TAAATGAGGGATGGAAAGCCCGGCGCGCCGCTTCAGCGAAAGGGACGGAGAAAAGGTAAATGGAGGATGGAGAGTCTGGCACCGTTCCCAGTGAAAGGGGCGGCGCGAGACAGGATAATTGGGAAAGGAAGGAGTCATCTATATGAGAAAATTTGAATATGTGATAAAGGACCAGTTTGGAATCCACGCAAGACCGGCGGGGCTGATTGCCCGCCATGCGGATAAATACAAAAGCCGGATTACCCTGCGCATCGGGGGACGTCCGGCGGACGCCGGAAAAA
This is a stretch of genomic DNA from Marvinbryantia formatexigens DSM 14469. It encodes these proteins:
- a CDS encoding HPr family phosphocarrier protein, with the translated sequence MRKFEYVIKDQFGIHARPAGLIARHADKYKSRITLRIGGRPADAGKIMSIMMLGARCGQTLEVEMEGSDEDAAYEGMKALLEEIL